One Rosa chinensis cultivar Old Blush chromosome 5, RchiOBHm-V2, whole genome shotgun sequence genomic region harbors:
- the LOC112202197 gene encoding uncharacterized protein At2g37660, chloroplastic, producing MAFRLSLTSTPNFQISTPKHPRQLPLPLLGFQLKCCSNSISRSKAGAVHAVQQEQEVLQSPASDSNSVPSSSSKLVLVVGGTGGVGQLVVASLLDRNIKSRLLLRDTEKATALFGEHDQETLQVFKGDTRNPEDLDPSIFEGVTHVICCTGTTAFPSKRWSGDNTPEKVDWEGVRNLVSALPRSLKRIVLVSSVGVTKFNELPWSVMNLFGVLKYKKMGEDVLCNSGLPFTIIRPGRLTDGPYTSYDLNTLLKATAGQRRAVLIGQGDTLVGEVSRLVVAEACIQALDIECTEGKIFEVNSVEGEGPGSDQQKWRELFKAAQAQ from the exons ATGGCTTTCAGACTCTCACTCACTTCCACTCCCAATTTTCAAATCTCAACCCCAAAACACCCTCGACAATTACCTCTTCCTCTTCTGGGTTTTCAGTTAAAATGTTGCTCCAATTCCATTTCGCGCTCAAAAGCGGGAGCAGTTCATGCTGTTCAACAGGAGCAGGAGGTTCTCCAGTCCCCAGCTTCAGATTCCAATTCTGTTCCTTCTTCCTCGTCCAAGCTCGTTCTCGTCGTCGGTGGTACCGGCGGTGTTG GTCAGCTGGTAGTGGCTTCATTGCTGGATCGGAATATCAAGTCTCGCCTACTATTGCGTGACACTGAGAAAGCAACTGCATTATTTGGTGAACATGACCAAGAAACATTGCAG GTATTCAAAGGGGACACTCGCAACCCAGAAGATCTAGATCCATCTATATTTGAG GGAGTCACACATGTGATTTGCTGCACTGGAACTACAGCCTTTCCCTCTAAGCGTTGGAGTGGGGATAATACACCAGAAAAAGTTG ATTGGGAGGGTGTGAGAAATTTGGTATCCGCACTGCCTCGGTCACTGAAGAGAATTGTTCTTGTATCATCAGTTGGTGTAACCAAGTTCAATGAACTGCCATGGAG TGTTATGAACCTCTTCGGTGTTCTCAAGTATAAGAAGATGGGGGAAGACGTTCTTTGTAATTCTGGTCTACCATTTACAATAATCAG GCCTGGTAGATTGACAGATGGACCTTACACATCATATGATCTTAATACATTGCTCAAAGCTACAGCTGGCCAACGACGTGCAGTCCTAATAGGTCAAG GAGATACACTAGTTGGAGAGGTTAGCAGACTTGTTGTTGCTGAAGCTTGCATACAGGCGCTGGACATAGAATGCACTGAAGGAAAAATATTTGAAGTCAACTCAGTTGAG GGAGAAGGTCCCGGAAGCGATCAGCAGAAGTGGCGGGAATTATTCAAAGCTGCCCAAGCACAATAA